CTCATAATAATATAGGGAGTAAATTGCATCTGTAACGACAGAAACCGGATTGATTTTCCCTAAAATTGGCATTTTCTCTTGGATAAGCACCTTTACACTTGAAATCATCATCCCAGATAAAAAACTCATTAGCATGCTGACTGCAATACCTAGGTTTATCTTAAATTCGATTGATTTTTTATTTGAGACTCCAATTAGAATACCCAGGGCAACTCCTGCTAGGGAAGATACCAAGGATAAGAGAACTAAAAGCCACATCCTTCCGCCAAATTCAACTCCCAAAGCCTTATCAAGATAGAAAATAAAGATAAGAGTAATGACAAAATTTATAATCCAAGAAACAAGTATAGAAGCTAGTAAACTTGTCGATTTTTTTATAGGTGCAACTGCGTTTCTTTTGGCGTTTACAGATAAGTTTGCCTCGTATTGGTAAATTACATAAAGCCCCCACATATAGCCATAAATTGTGGTCATCCCAACAAGGGTGTAGAAAAAGGTATTTATAGGGTCCATGTTTTTTCTAGATTCATCCTTGATGTGGTCTTCTACATTCAAAAGTTTTGCCATATCAGTTTGAGGATTTTCTTTCATAATCCTTGTAATCATCTCAGATTTTTGTAAATAATCATTTAAAATTGTGCCTACTATGGTTTCCTCAATACCAGATTTTCTTGTAAAAATTTTATCCTTTTCTTCTATATAGACTCTAATATCTGAATTTGTATCTAAGATTTCTTTGTCACTGGCCTTTGTAATTTTAAAATAATTCTCATCTTCCATTGTTTCTAGGAAAGTTTTGAAATTCTCATCGGATAAGGCCCTTTCGCTTACGGCGATTTCAATTGCTTCAAACTTATTATTTTCAGTAATACCTCCAAAAGCGAGTTTGAAAAAAATGCCTAAAATCATTGGAAATACAAGGGCCCAAAAGATCATGGACTTTTGTCTCAAGAGATATTTAAAAGTATTTTTAAAAGAATGCAAAAACATACTAGTCCCTCAAATCCTTGCCAGTAAACTCTAGGAAAACGTCATTTAAACTTGGTTTTTCAACATTTATAGACCTGTAATCAACTTTTGATTCTGTAAGGATTTCCACAAGGCTTAAAAGCTTCTCGTAGCTTTTGGAAAAAGTCATCTTGCATGTATTATCCTTATAAGAAAAATCTATTATGTGATCCATGTTCTTAAGTTTATCAACCAATTGATCTGGCAAATTATCAGCTACAAAGGAAATTTTCTCGTTAACTTCTATCATATCCTTAAGCTCATCCGATGTTCCTTTGGCAATCACCTTGCCCTTATCTATTATAACTATATCATCGCACAAATAATCAACCTCATCCATGTAGTGAGAGGTGTAGATAATTGTAGAGCCTTCCTGGTTTAGCTTTTTAATCCCTTCCAAAATATTGTTCCTAGATTGGGGATCTACTGCTACTGTTGGCTCGTCAAGGATAATTATATCAGGTCTGTGGGCTATGCCACAGGCTATATTTAGTCTTCTTAAAAGACCGCCCGAAAGTTTTTTAGGCTTAAATTTTACAAAATCATTTAGGCCAACCAAGTCCAAAGTCCTTTGGATTAGCTCTTTTCTTTCGTTTTTATCTCTTATGTATAATCCGCAAAAATAATCTATATTTTCATATACATTTAGTTCATCATAGACGCCCACATCTTGAAAAACTACACCGATTTTTTCTTTTATATCGTAGGCTTCTGGACTCATTTCCTTGCCATAGATTTTGACACTGCCAGCGTCTTTTTTTAAAAGACTTAAGATACAATTTATTGTTGTAGATTTGCCTGAACCATTAGGACCCAAAAGCCCCAAAATTCGCCCCTTCTTTACATCTAAGTCTAGACCATCAACTGCTGTTAAGTACTTGTATTTTTTGACAAGACCCCTAACTTCTATCGAATTTTCCATAAAATCTCCCACTTTTTTCCATAAATTCATTCTTATGTAAATTTTATATAAAATTAATATATTCCGTAAAAGTAATGTAAAATTTGCGTTAAAAAACCACAGACTCATTTGCCTGTGGTTGTGAATTATAGTTTCATTGAATTTTGTCTTCTTCTAAGTCTGGTTATGGTTGCTTTTTCATCGATTTTTACCATGGACATGTCTATAACTGTATCTTTTGGTATATCTACAATTGCTTCTGTTTTTGGAGTTATGATTCCTATTGGTAGGAGGTCTTCTCTTAGGCATCTGTCGTGGCTGGTTAGCTTGCCAAAGACTTTGTCAGATCCTATGCCATCTAGTTTTTCTCCCTTTTTTATATCTCTTTTTGCAATGGTGACTGTATCTGCTACTTGTCCGTGGATTGGAGCTATGGTTGGCTCATTTTCCACTACCGCATTATAGATTGTGATAGGGGCTTCTAGGCTTGTCAAATGGTAAGGCCTGTAGAGTAGATAGTTTGGACCATCACCAAAGCCTAAAAACTTCATAAGGTCTTTTACATCTTCTTTGTCGCTTGTCACGATTATAAATACACCTGGGGCCATTCCCTCAGAAAATTCTACAACTCCGTATGAATTTAGGATCCCACCCTGGCTTTTTAGTCTAAAATCATCGACTGCTGTCTCAGGGCTAGTTTTTATACCGTGGCAACCAAAAACATCTGGCAAAAATCCTAGGGCATTGCAGACTGCATTTAGCTCTATCATGGAGTTTGTACCGTCTACAAAGCTTGTAAGCATTCTTGGTGAAAGTTTTTTGGACCTTGCTTCTTTTTCTAGGTCTTCTGACCCAGCATAATTATCTAGAGGATTGTTTTTGCCCTTGGCAGCTACTAAAACCTCAAGACCCATACCATAGGCATTGTCCACAAGCTCCATTATAGCTCCTGGCTCATCACCAAGGATCCCTGTATAGACAACTCCAGCTTTTTTTGCCATGTCCAAAAGTACAGGTCCTACTGTCGCATCGCATTCTACATTGAAGCTTATCATATGTTTGTGGTACTGGATGGTTTTTCTGGCAATGACTGCTCCAAAAGGAGGGTTGCCAGTACAGTCTATGACAGCATTTATTTGCAAGAGTTTATAGGCTAGTCTATAGTTTGTAGAAACTGCTATATAGCCTTTTTCTAAAACCTCATAGCCCTCATTATAATCATCTGTATAAATTATTTTATCTTCTGAAACACCTGATCCTACCAAGGCCTTAATGGCTTTTTGTGGATTCCTATCTACAACTAGTTTTACATCCATGGCATCGAGTTTGTTAAGTTGGCTGATTAGGGATGATCCCATCTTGCCGCATCCGATTATGGCAAGTTTTATAGACTCACCCTTATCTTTCATTTCTCTTAAATTTCTATTGATTTTTAACATTTTTACTCCTTAAATGCTGGCATACTGCTCTTGCTGATGAGTATGCCCATTGGATATTGTACCCCCCGCAAGCCCCATCAACATCTATAACTTCGCCTATAAAATATAGGCCATCTATTATTTTTGACTGGCAAGTCTTATTATCTATATACCTACTATCGACTCCCCCAATTGTCACTTGGGCGTTTTCTTTATCGTTGATAGCTATTAGGTCAAATTTTAAAGCCTTGATCGTTCCAACAAGTTTTTTTATTTCTTTATTAGTAAGATCACTTGCTTTTTTATCCCCAAGACCCGATCTTTTTATAATATCACCTATGAGTTTTTCATTTAATAAACCCCTCAAAAGATCATAAAGGTCCCAATTTGGGTGGGCTTTTGCAAGCTTTTCGATGATTTCTACTAAGGTTTTAAACTCATAGGCACTCAACAAGTCTACTTCTACCCTGATTGGCTTTTTTTCAAACAAGCCATAGGAAATATCATTTGACAGGTCGAAAATTGCTGTCCCAGTTAGGCCATAGTTTTGAAAAATCACATCATCTGTTGATGATCCTATATATTTATCATCTATATATAGGCTTGCTCTTGCCCTAACTCGCACTCCCTTGGCCTTTTTTGATAGTGGATTTTTGGCCTTATAATTTGTTATACCATAGGAAAGCCTTGTGACCTTGTGGACTTTTTTTATTATTTCAAAAATCTTGCCATCAGATCCAGATCCAGCAAGGCTAATGCCTCCTGTGGCTATGATAAGATTGTCATAAGGGATTTTTTTATCCTCGCATATGACTAGTTTCTTGTCAAAATCTATATCTAAAACCTCAGTTTCAAAGAGAAATTTTGACTTTTCTTTGGCATTCATATACAAGATATCTCTGACAGTTTTTGAGCTCAGGGTCTCTGGGTAGCACCTACCTGATTCTAAGTTTGTTGTCAAAAGCCCTCTTTTTTCAAAAAAATCTATCAAATCATAGTTGTCGTATTTTTCTATTAGGTATTTATAAAAGCCTGGATTTGATGACCTGTAAAATTCTTGCCCCATATTTAGGTTGGTGAAATTGCACCTGCCATTGCCTGTGGCCAAAAGTTTTCTACCGGCAAATTCATTTTTATCTATTATCAGAGCCTGGCCATCGTAGAGATTTGCAAAAAATAATCCACCTACGCCAGCTCCTATGACTAGACTTTTCATAATTCTTCCAATACTTCTTTGAGGGTTTCTTTTTCACTATAAGGTGTTTTTTCATTGCCCTTTAGCTTTATAAAATCTTCTTCGCCCTTGCCCAAAAGTAGGACATAGTCCCCCTCATCAGACATTTTTATAGCTTCTTTTATGGCTTCCTTCCTATCCTTGACCATTTTGTAGGAGCCAGAAAAAGATTCTATGCCCTTTATGATATCTGCACTTATCTCTTCATAAGTTTTAAACTTTGGATCATCTGTTGTTATCACAGCAAAGGCTTGATTTTTTGCCACAATCTCGCCTACAAGTCTCCTAAAATTTTCATCCCTATCACCCTGGATACCAAAAACTACTATTTTTTTCTTATCTCTTGGCAAGGATTTAAAAATTTCCTCATAGGCCCTTGGTGTGTGGGCAAAGTCAATTATGATATTTATGCCAAGGTCATTATCCATATATTCAAAACGAGATGCCACTCCCTTAAAATCAGAAATATTTGCACTGATTTCTTCAAGGCTTGCCCCCATCTGGTAAAGGGTAGTGATAGCTGCTAAGGAGTTATAAATTTCATAATCTGCTATGGTTTTTATAAAAAAGTCCACACCCTTTATCACAAAGCTTATGCCCTTTTCATCTTTTCTAATATTTTCTGCCCTGATATCAGCTTGTGGACTCTGGCCAAAAGTTATAGTTTTTGGAAAAAGGTCTTTGGCCTTGGCTCCCCAAGGATCATCTATATTTGCAATAGTGTTTTCTGCTTGGTCAAAAAGAGAAAGCTTGACTGCAAAATAATTTTCCATTGTTTTGTGGTAGTCTAAATGCTCAGTTGATAAGTTATTAAAAATTCCATACTTAAAATCAATTCCCCCAAGTCTTTTTTGGGCAAGCCCATGGCTTGAAGCCTCTAGGGTCAGGTATTTTATATTTTTTTCTAAACATTTATTTAGGATCTTATTTAGGATATTTATATCTGGGGTTGTATTTGCAGTTGGGATTATTTCCCCGTCTATATCTGCCCCATCTGTGCCGATATTAGCGCACTTACCAAAAATCCTTCCGATCAAAAATGCTATTAGCTTGCTGGTAGTGGTTTTGCCATTGGTCCCTGTGACAGCTATCAAATTCATTTTTTTTGACGGATAGTCATTTATAATATTTGAAATCCTAGCAAAAGTATCTCTAGGATTTTCTACTTTTATATAGGTGATCCCTCCTACAAAGTCAATGTCTTCAGTAAAAACCACAGCCTTTGCCCCATTTTTTATAGCCTGGTATATATAGGCATGGCCATCAAAAATAGATCCCTTGACCGCTACAAAAATAAAGCCATCTTTGATTTCTTTTGAGTTGTTGCTGACATCTACAACATCAAAATCCTCTGCTTTTTTTATATCTATATATGGTATTTTTTCTATAATCTCACTTAATTTTATCAATGTAGGATATATCCTTTCTTTATGATAGCCTGTCTGATTTTTTCGGCATGGTCCTTGCCGTTGGTCTCTAGGGTTAGCTCGACATTTATATTTTTAAACCTAGATACTTGTTTGAAACCATCATGCTCGATTGAGATTACATTTGCCTTGGTCTGGGCAATGAGAGTCAAAAGCTCCTGGAGTTTGCCAGGTATATTTGCAATCTCTACTTCTATCCTTGTGATCTGTCCTGATTCATAAAGTCCCTTGTTTATAAGCTGGCTTATAAAGGACATATCGATATTGCCCCCACTTACTAGACAAACTACATTTTTGTTAAAAAAGTTTAGCTTATCAAGGGCAGCTAGGGACAAGCAACCAGAAGGCTCGGCTATTAGTTTGTGTTTTTCTATAAGTTTTATAAAGGCCATGAGGATCTCCTCGTCAGTGACTGTTATCCAGTCATCGACATAGTCCTTGCATATTTCGTAATTTAGGTCACCAACCCTGGCTACGGCTGTACCATCAGCTATGGTATCAACCCCGTTTAGAGTCACGATTTGACCTTTTTTTATTGATTCTTTCATAGACCTGGCTGAATAAGGCTCTACTCCGATTATTTTTATAAGGGGAGATATCTGTTTGATGCATTTGGCAACTCCAGATATAAGTCCGCCACCGCCAACAGGTACTATGACATAGTCAACATATTTTAAATCTTCTAATATTTCAAGACCTATTGTGCCCTGGCCTTCTATGACATCCATATCATCAAAAGGAGGTATGAAGGTATAGCCTTTTTCTTTTGCAAGTTCTAGGGCATGTTCCTTGCAGGCATCAAAACTTTCCCCAAACAGGTCAACTTCTGCCCCGTATTTCAAAGTCCCTTGGACTTTTATCATTGGAGTATGCTCTGGCATACAGATTATAGCCTTCATTCCTAGTTTGTTGGCAGAAAAAGCTACTCCCTGGGCGTGGTTGCCAGCACTTGCTGTGACTATGCCCTTGGCAGCTGATTGCTTATCTAGTTTTGACAATTTGTTGTAGGCTCCTCTGAGTTTAAAAGAGCCAGTTTTTTGTAAATTTTCTGGTTTTATATATACATTATTATTTGATGATTCAGAAAAAACTTCTGAAAATATAAGGTGGGTAGGATTGGCGACTTGGTCTATCCTCTCCTTGGCTTTTATAAAATCAAACATATGGTCTCCTTAATTTTAGATTAGGCAAAATCAATGATCTTAATCATATTTTACCCCAAATATTTGCTAATATTATTATAACATGGATTTTGAATTCTTTTAACCAAAGTGTAAAATGATCAGAAGATAAAAAAGGAGTTGGCAAATGAAATATTTTGACACAAAAAAAATCTACATATTTTCCCTTTTGATAGGACTGGCTAGTCTTGCAATAGGCTTTTATTATAGGTATTCATATATAAATTTTTTAGGCTTTAATAGGCCTCTACAGCTTAGCTGTCTGATTTGCGCTGGTCTTGGTATCATTGGGGCAATTGTTGCCATAATAGACGGGGTCAACAAACATTTTAGGGGAAATATTTTATTGCTTCTGATCCTAAACCTAGTGATGGCTATGGCAAATCCAATACTCGTAGCAATCGAAGGGTCCCTACAGCCAATAGAAAACCCATACCAAACAGCCTCACCAGAAAAAGGAATCTCGACCAAATTTAAAAGCGATTCTTCATTTATCATAGAGGGCAAGCTTTATAAATTTCCTATAAAATTAAAAGACTTTGTAGATAGCAACTTTTCCTACAGCCTTAATGAAAAAGATGACAAACTTGTAGCTACTATAAATAAAAAAGGTAAATCTTTTGAGGCAAAACCAACTTGGTTTACTGATGGAGAAAACAAAGAAGTCTACAAGGAGTTTTACCTCTTGGAGGCAATTTTTGATAAGGATACTGATAGGGAAAAAATCGAAGATTTGCCTATAGAAAGACTAATCGCATCTGTCATAAACAACAATAGGGACTTTGAGATCAGGGGTATAATGCTTGAAGACTCTATGTATGATATAAAGGAAAGATTTAAGGAAAAAATCACAGAAGATGATGCAAACAAGGATAGGCCTATAAAATCCTACTACCTAGATACAAATGACGGCTACCAGATAAGGCTTGATGCCCTAAATGGCAATGTCCAGTCCATAGAAATTTATAAAAAGAAAAATCACCTAGCCTTGCTAGGTGATTTTTCTTTTTATTTAGATTCTGCTAAGAATGAATCCCAATCTTTTTTGAAGCTTTCTATACCCTGAGTTGTTAGTGGGTGGGTCCACATTTTTTCAAATAGGGTTCCTGGGATTGTAGCTATGTGAGCTCCTGCTAGGGCAGAGTCTTCTAAGTGTTTATTTGTTCTGATAGATGCTGCTATGATTTCACTTTCTAGACCATAGTTATCAAGGACAATTCTAAGATCTTCTATAAGTCTTATTCCGTCTTCTCCCATGTCATCGATCCTACCTACAAATGGTGAGATGTAGGTAGCGCCAGCTTTTGCTGCCATTAGTCCTTGGCTTACTGAAAAGATCAAGGTGCAATTTGTTTTGATACCTTCTTTAGAAAGGGTATTGATTGCCTTTAGACCGTCTTCTGTCATTGGGATTTTGACTACTATGTTGTCAGCCCATTTTGCAATATCACGGGCTTCTTTGACCATATTTTCATAGTCATAGCTTGTAACTTCTGCTGATATTGGTCCATCTACGAAGGATGCTATTTCTGTAACGACTTCTTTAAAATCTCTGCCTTCTTTATAGATTAGGGATGGATTGGTTGTAACTCCATCGCAAAGGCCAAGATCGTTGATTCTTTTAATCTGTTCTACATTCGCTGTGTCTAAGAAAAATTTCATATTTCCTCCCTTATTTCATAAAAAAACAGTAAACCTTACCAGCAAGATGCCCTAAGATTTACTGTTAAGACTCTAGAATATTGTATCAATTTTTTCTTTAAAGTCAATTGCCGCTTGTCTTGGATCTTTATCTTTTGCTATGCCACGTCCTGCTATGAAGGCATAAACATCGATTCCCTTGAAAAGCTCTATTGTATTTACATCAAGACCACCTGTAGCATAAACCTTAAAGCCCATGTCTATTAGCTTTTTGATTTTGTCAAGGTCTTTTTCTCCCCAAGAACCACCGCTTAAAAGTGCATCTCTTGATTGGTGGTAGACAACTTCATCTATACCTATGTCTAGCCATTCTTGGGCTTGTTCAAAAGTCCAATCTCCGTATAGCTCTACTTGGAGCCTGTCTATTTCTTTTTTGGCTGCCTCCATGGTAGGAATTGTTGCACAGCAGATAACTGTCATAATATTTGCCCCTGCATCCTTGCAGTTTTTAGCAACTGTTCCACCTGCGTCTGCACATTTTGTATCTGCCAAGATATCCTTATCTGGATATAGGGCTCTAATTGCCCTAACTGGCTCCATACCATCTTGGAGACATA
This window of the Anaerococcus mediterraneensis genome carries:
- the fsa gene encoding fructose-6-phosphate aldolase; translation: MKFFLDTANVEQIKRINDLGLCDGVTTNPSLIYKEGRDFKEVVTEIASFVDGPISAEVTSYDYENMVKEARDIAKWADNIVVKIPMTEDGLKAINTLSKEGIKTNCTLIFSVSQGLMAAKAGATYISPFVGRIDDMGEDGIRLIEDLRIVLDNYGLESEIIAASIRTNKHLEDSALAGAHIATIPGTLFEKMWTHPLTTQGIESFKKDWDSFLAESK
- a CDS encoding NAD(P)H-dependent oxidoreductase — encoded protein: MLKINRNLREMKDKGESIKLAIIGCGKMGSSLISQLNKLDAMDVKLVVDRNPQKAIKALVGSGVSEDKIIYTDDYNEGYEVLEKGYIAVSTNYRLAYKLLQINAVIDCTGNPPFGAVIARKTIQYHKHMISFNVECDATVGPVLLDMAKKAGVVYTGILGDEPGAIMELVDNAYGMGLEVLVAAKGKNNPLDNYAGSEDLEKEARSKKLSPRMLTSFVDGTNSMIELNAVCNALGFLPDVFGCHGIKTSPETAVDDFRLKSQGGILNSYGVVEFSEGMAPGVFIIVTSDKEDVKDLMKFLGFGDGPNYLLYRPYHLTSLEAPITIYNAVVENEPTIAPIHGQVADTVTIAKRDIKKGEKLDGIGSDKVFGKLTSHDRCLREDLLPIGIITPKTEAIVDIPKDTVIDMSMVKIDEKATITRLRRRQNSMKL
- the ilvA gene encoding threonine ammonia-lyase yields the protein MFDFIKAKERIDQVANPTHLIFSEVFSESSNNNVYIKPENLQKTGSFKLRGAYNKLSKLDKQSAAKGIVTASAGNHAQGVAFSANKLGMKAIICMPEHTPMIKVQGTLKYGAEVDLFGESFDACKEHALELAKEKGYTFIPPFDDMDVIEGQGTIGLEILEDLKYVDYVIVPVGGGGLISGVAKCIKQISPLIKIIGVEPYSARSMKESIKKGQIVTLNGVDTIADGTAVARVGDLNYEICKDYVDDWITVTDEEILMAFIKLIEKHKLIAEPSGCLSLAALDKLNFFNKNVVCLVSGGNIDMSFISQLINKGLYESGQITRIEVEIANIPGKLQELLTLIAQTKANVISIEHDGFKQVSRFKNINVELTLETNGKDHAEKIRQAIIKKGYILH
- a CDS encoding UDP-N-acetylmuramoyl-L-alanyl-D-glutamate--2,6-diaminopimelate ligase translates to MIKLSEIIEKIPYIDIKKAEDFDVVDVSNNSKEIKDGFIFVAVKGSIFDGHAYIYQAIKNGAKAVVFTEDIDFVGGITYIKVENPRDTFARISNIINDYPSKKMNLIAVTGTNGKTTTSKLIAFLIGRIFGKCANIGTDGADIDGEIIPTANTTPDINILNKILNKCLEKNIKYLTLEASSHGLAQKRLGGIDFKYGIFNNLSTEHLDYHKTMENYFAVKLSLFDQAENTIANIDDPWGAKAKDLFPKTITFGQSPQADIRAENIRKDEKGISFVIKGVDFFIKTIADYEIYNSLAAITTLYQMGASLEEISANISDFKGVASRFEYMDNDLGINIIIDFAHTPRAYEEIFKSLPRDKKKIVVFGIQGDRDENFRRLVGEIVAKNQAFAVITTDDPKFKTYEEISADIIKGIESFSGSYKMVKDRKEAIKEAIKMSDEGDYVLLLGKGEEDFIKLKGNEKTPYSEKETLKEVLEEL
- a CDS encoding 3-keto-L-gulonate-6-phosphate decarboxylase UlaD; this translates as MTKPKLQIALDSQNLAEALETVRLVGDVVDVLEVGTVLCLQDGMEPVRAIRALYPDKDILADTKCADAGGTVAKNCKDAGANIMTVICCATIPTMEAAKKEIDRLQVELYGDWTFEQAQEWLDIGIDEVVYHQSRDALLSGGSWGEKDLDKIKKLIDMGFKVYATGGLDVNTIELFKGIDVYAFIAGRGIAKDKDPRQAAIDFKEKIDTIF
- a CDS encoding aminoacetone oxidase family FAD-binding enzyme, with translation MKSLVIGAGVGGLFFANLYDGQALIIDKNEFAGRKLLATGNGRCNFTNLNMGQEFYRSSNPGFYKYLIEKYDNYDLIDFFEKRGLLTTNLESGRCYPETLSSKTVRDILYMNAKEKSKFLFETEVLDIDFDKKLVICEDKKIPYDNLIIATGGISLAGSGSDGKIFEIIKKVHKVTRLSYGITNYKAKNPLSKKAKGVRVRARASLYIDDKYIGSSTDDVIFQNYGLTGTAIFDLSNDISYGLFEKKPIRVEVDLLSAYEFKTLVEIIEKLAKAHPNWDLYDLLRGLLNEKLIGDIIKRSGLGDKKASDLTNKEIKKLVGTIKALKFDLIAINDKENAQVTIGGVDSRYIDNKTCQSKIIDGLYFIGEVIDVDGACGGYNIQWAYSSARAVCQHLRSKNVKNQ
- a CDS encoding ABC transporter ATP-binding protein is translated as MENSIEVRGLVKKYKYLTAVDGLDLDVKKGRILGLLGPNGSGKSTTINCILSLLKKDAGSVKIYGKEMSPEAYDIKEKIGVVFQDVGVYDELNVYENIDYFCGLYIRDKNERKELIQRTLDLVGLNDFVKFKPKKLSGGLLRRLNIACGIAHRPDIIILDEPTVAVDPQSRNNILEGIKKLNQEGSTIIYTSHYMDEVDYLCDDIVIIDKGKVIAKGTSDELKDMIEVNEKISFVADNLPDQLVDKLKNMDHIIDFSYKDNTCKMTFSKSYEKLLSLVEILTESKVDYRSINVEKPSLNDVFLEFTGKDLRD
- a CDS encoding ABC transporter permease, with the protein product MFLHSFKNTFKYLLRQKSMIFWALVFPMILGIFFKLAFGGITENNKFEAIEIAVSERALSDENFKTFLETMEDENYFKITKASDKEILDTNSDIRVYIEEKDKIFTRKSGIEETIVGTILNDYLQKSEMITRIMKENPQTDMAKLLNVEDHIKDESRKNMDPINTFFYTLVGMTTIYGYMWGLYVIYQYEANLSVNAKRNAVAPIKKSTSLLASILVSWIINFVITLIFIFYLDKALGVEFGGRMWLLVLLSLVSSLAGVALGILIGVSNKKSIEFKINLGIAVSMLMSFLSGMMISSVKVLIQEKMPILGKINPVSVVTDAIYSLYYYESTGRFYQNIGLLILIIMAFFLASLFFMRGKEYESL